Proteins encoded by one window of Candidatus Odinarchaeum yellowstonii:
- a CDS encoding Hsp20 family protein, whose amino-acid sequence MEGMSMNWFEEIRRFTRNMMREFEEMFNDELLTEPSYEKPFVYGYSVFIGPNGVPVIREFGTPLKARGSKVGKVRYEPYHDVIVDEEKGTVTITVEVPGVDKQDITVKVAGENIRIKGSTKGREFEKVIPLNSEVDKESIKATYKNGILEITAKLKTSDSDSREIKVE is encoded by the coding sequence ATGGAGGGGATGTCCATGAACTGGTTTGAAGAAATAAGAAGATTCACAAGAAATATGATGAGAGAGTTTGAAGAAATGTTTAATGATGAACTGCTAACAGAGCCGTCATATGAAAAACCATTCGTATACGGCTACAGTGTCTTCATAGGACCGAACGGTGTACCAGTGATCAGAGAGTTCGGTACGCCTCTAAAAGCCAGAGGTTCCAAAGTCGGTAAAGTCAGATACGAACCATATCACGATGTAATAGTAGACGAGGAGAAAGGCACGGTGACGATTACGGTTGAAGTACCAGGAGTCGACAAGCAAGATATCACAGTAAAAGTTGCCGGGGAGAACATTCGAATAAAAGGCAGCACAAAAGGCAGAGAATTCGAAAAAGTGATACCGTTAAACTCAGAGGTTGACAAGGAGAGCATCAAAGCAACTTATAAGAACGGCATACTAGAGATAACGGCGAAGCTTAAAACATCTGACAGTGACAGCAGAGAGATCAAAGTAGAGTAA
- a CDS encoding CDC48 family AAA ATPase — MSEKVDKIIVKVAEALSRDVGRNIARLDPIIAKKLGLETGDAVEIVGKKRTAALVWPGLSEDAGKMIIRIDGSTRRNAGTSLDDKVEVRKIEAKPAKSITFAPTEAIRIQGAEEYLKRLLEGRVITVGDIVEIPTMGDKIILVATSHIPKADTVLMNYDTEVIVSERPAKEIMEKPVAKVHYEDIGGLSNEIKKIREMIELPLTHPEVFNKLGIDAPKGVLLYGPPGTGKTLLAKAVANESNANFYSISGPEIMSKYYGESESRLREIFEEAERNAPSIIFIDEIDSIAPKREEVTGDVEKRVVAQLLSLMDGLKPRGKVVVIGATNRPNALDPALRRGGRFDREIEIGIPDRNGRKEILQIHVRGMPLDKDVNLDLIADKTHGFVGADLAALVKEAGMIALRRILPEIDLTKEEIPAEILDKIKVTAADFEEALKTVEPSALREVFIETPNVKWEDIGGLEEVKEQLKQAVEWPLKYPKLFQHMNAKPPKGILLYGPPGTGKTLLAKAVATETEANFISVKGPEFLSKWVGESEKAVRETFRKARQAAPCIIFFDELDAVTPVRGSSIGDAHTTERIISQLLTELDGLEELKGVTVIAATNRPDIIDPALLRPGRFDRLIYIPLPDEATRKKIFEVHLKNKPLANNVNLDELAKETENFSGAEIAAVCNEAVINAIKEYLDKHQGVEDDKEISKLKLEARHIKEALKKIGPISKTRVEQQTRMYEEFAKQHNI, encoded by the coding sequence ATGAGTGAGAAAGTAGATAAAATAATTGTAAAAGTAGCTGAAGCTTTAAGCAGAGATGTTGGAAGAAACATAGCCAGACTTGACCCTATAATAGCCAAGAAACTAGGCTTAGAGACAGGTGACGCTGTAGAAATAGTAGGCAAAAAAAGAACTGCTGCACTAGTTTGGCCTGGGCTCTCAGAAGACGCTGGAAAAATGATTATAAGAATAGACGGTTCAACACGTCGAAACGCTGGAACATCTTTAGATGATAAAGTGGAAGTAAGGAAAATCGAAGCTAAACCAGCTAAAAGCATAACCTTCGCCCCAACTGAAGCGATTAGAATACAAGGAGCGGAAGAATATTTAAAGCGTCTTCTAGAAGGGAGAGTGATAACAGTAGGTGATATCGTAGAAATTCCAACTATGGGTGATAAAATCATCTTAGTAGCTACAAGTCATATTCCTAAAGCTGACACTGTTTTAATGAATTATGACACAGAGGTGATTGTGAGCGAGCGTCCGGCTAAAGAAATAATGGAGAAACCGGTTGCTAAAGTCCACTACGAGGATATAGGCGGGCTAAGTAACGAGATAAAGAAAATAAGGGAAATGATTGAATTACCGCTAACACATCCTGAAGTATTCAATAAACTAGGAATAGACGCGCCTAAAGGAGTATTATTATATGGTCCGCCTGGAACAGGGAAAACGCTTCTAGCTAAAGCTGTTGCTAATGAAAGTAACGCTAACTTCTACTCAATAAGCGGACCTGAAATTATGAGCAAGTACTATGGTGAAAGTGAAAGCCGTCTTAGAGAAATATTCGAGGAAGCTGAGAGAAACGCGCCTAGCATAATATTCATAGATGAAATAGACTCCATCGCACCTAAACGAGAAGAAGTTACGGGAGACGTTGAGAAAAGAGTTGTAGCCCAGTTATTATCCTTAATGGATGGTTTAAAACCTAGAGGCAAAGTCGTCGTCATAGGGGCGACAAACCGACCTAACGCATTAGATCCAGCGCTTAGAAGAGGAGGAAGATTTGACAGAGAAATCGAGATAGGCATCCCAGACAGAAATGGGAGAAAAGAAATACTGCAAATCCATGTAAGAGGTATGCCCTTAGATAAAGATGTTAACCTTGACCTTATCGCTGATAAAACCCATGGCTTCGTTGGCGCAGATCTAGCTGCACTTGTAAAAGAGGCTGGCATGATCGCTTTAAGACGCATACTACCAGAAATTGATCTCACAAAAGAGGAGATACCAGCGGAGATACTAGACAAAATAAAAGTTACAGCAGCAGACTTTGAGGAAGCGTTAAAAACAGTTGAGCCCTCAGCTCTAAGAGAAGTATTCATTGAAACCCCAAATGTTAAATGGGAGGATATAGGCGGACTAGAGGAAGTAAAAGAGCAGCTAAAACAAGCCGTGGAATGGCCGTTAAAATATCCGAAGCTATTCCAGCATATGAACGCTAAACCACCTAAAGGAATACTATTATATGGTCCGCCTGGAACAGGGAAAACGCTTCTAGCTAAAGCTGTTGCAACTGAAACCGAAGCAAACTTCATCTCAGTGAAAGGGCCTGAATTCCTCTCAAAATGGGTTGGTGAAAGCGAGAAAGCGGTTAGAGAAACATTTAGAAAAGCAAGACAAGCAGCGCCGTGCATAATATTCTTCGATGAACTAGACGCTGTAACCCCTGTTAGAGGTTCATCGATAGGTGACGCTCACACAACGGAGAGAATTATAAGCCAGCTGTTAACAGAATTAGACGGGTTAGAGGAGCTTAAAGGCGTAACAGTTATCGCCGCCACCAACAGACCCGACATCATAGATCCAGCGTTGCTTAGACCAGGCCGATTCGACCGCTTAATATACATTCCACTCCCAGATGAAGCTACTAGAAAGAAAATATTCGAAGTCCACTTAAAAAACAAACCACTAGCGAATAACGTGAACTTAGACGAGCTTGCTAAAGAAACAGAAAACTTTTCAGGCGCAGAAATAGCTGCGGTCTGTAATGAAGCGGTTATAAACGCTATCAAAGAATACCTTGATAAACATCAAGGGGTAGAAGATGATAAAGAGATCAGTAAACTTAAACTAGAAGCCAGACATATAAAAGAAGCTTTAAAGAAGATCGGCCCCATCTCTAAAACCCGCGTAGAACAGCAAACAAGAATGTACGAAGAATTCGCTAAACAACATAATATTTAA
- a CDS encoding ArsR family transcriptional regulator, which yields MGVDLDINKLTYALGSDTRRKILFLLSQGADYALSLATKLNLTPRAVIQNLNILEETGLVEKIVKKSPYGPSRVYYKIKRGVHLNISLSPRCFRIKMAELPDKIEFQQDYLKEALEEVDKLEFFKQDSEALQKIIELLNKTESKLRELEETQCNLLKLRDKIFEEIEKILPPEPSEISLATLIRSLIELGGEGDILDLLEYHKTSKNRLEELLDLAKKYNLIKEKKVKEEKDYYTL from the coding sequence ATGGGCGTTGACCTGGATATAAATAAACTTACATACGCTTTAGGAAGCGATACGAGGAGAAAAATCCTCTTTCTCCTAAGCCAAGGTGCAGACTATGCCTTGAGTCTTGCAACCAAGCTCAACCTCACCCCTAGAGCTGTTATCCAAAACCTGAATATTTTAGAGGAAACAGGGTTAGTTGAAAAAATAGTTAAGAAAAGCCCTTACGGCCCTTCAAGAGTATATTATAAAATAAAAAGGGGTGTACATCTAAACATAAGCCTCTCACCGCGATGCTTCAGAATTAAAATGGCGGAATTACCTGATAAAATAGAGTTTCAACAAGATTACTTAAAAGAAGCTTTAGAGGAAGTCGATAAACTCGAGTTTTTTAAACAAGACTCAGAGGCATTACAGAAGATTATAGAGTTGTTAAACAAAACTGAAAGTAAACTCAGAGAATTAGAGGAAACCCAGTGCAATCTCTTAAAATTGAGAGATAAAATATTCGAGGAAATAGAGAAAATTCTCCCACCTGAACCCTCAGAGATATCTTTGGCCACGTTAATAAGATCTCTGATAGAACTGGGAGGGGAAGGTGACATATTAGATTTATTAGAGTACCATAAGACTTCGAAAAATAGATTAGAAGAGCTTCTAGACTTAGCTAAAAAATATAATCTAATAAAGGAGAAAAAAGTTAAAGAAGAGAAAGACTACTACACACTATGA
- a CDS encoding DEAD/DEAH box helicase, with the protein MNVFNELDSSLREKLQAFGFKTPTATQEKAIPKILKGYHTLIIAPTGSGKTEAAVFPVLNRILQDRESGEEQPGIKALYITPLKALNRDILKRLIKLGETLNIKIEVRHGDTSQPARRKQALKPPDILILTPETLQAILPGKKMREHLRTVKWVIVDEIHELANDERGAQLSIGLERLEYLTGREFQRIGLSATVGGASKIAKFLTGSHGKTKIIYLGGGKKFIIHLDYAEVTEEDYKLAVEIKSTPRIAHVIRLIDKLIRDHKSVLLFTNTREAAEIIASKLTQYNPSFNFAVHHSSLSKEVRLEAESKFKDEVIKCIICTSSLELGIDIGSIDLVIQFMSPRQISKLIQRVGRAGHRLETPSEGYIIAMNVDDILESIAICKGVLKHKIEDVTLHENSLDVLCHQIAGIILDNSKIELEKLYDIIRNSYLYHQIQFEKIKEVVEYMHTHKLVYLAGGVVKRSRKTLEYYYSNLSMIPDVKQYDVVDIASNMKIGRLDEEFVVNNQAGEVFIAKGQAWRIISIEEDVIRVEPAPTPIAAVPSWEGELLPVPYNIARMVAHLRDRLYDNLSNQHTVDYIEIIRSSLLNSREELQNIIIKESVLKKLYESIHFYIENKEPYNGERNILIESAENMIIVHLCYGSKVNQTIAQLIASTLLSKLGESVIIKSDPYRIVIQNASGLNCNTVKEVFYEIKTEYLKPLLETSLKQTALFNWKYAYVAKRFGLIEKDASYSSVDIKRLIKYYDPVIIEETIREILLEKMDLKKTSELLKKISLEEIEVKVKEYKRSLSYGEFTNIVLESLGVRDLISPEKPVAEILSIFKKRLESANKKLICLYCGKYESTRTVGALEDYPKCPICGSRYLAAVYPNDDESYQLVKKWKTGRKLDNAEIRKIKKLQEIGSLVLTMGKKAIIALAARGVGPQNVKRIFSKTSLTEKDILLEILRTEKKYLETRGFWD; encoded by the coding sequence TTGAATGTTTTCAATGAATTAGATAGTAGTCTTAGAGAGAAACTACAAGCATTCGGGTTTAAAACCCCTACAGCTACACAAGAGAAGGCGATACCTAAAATTCTTAAAGGGTACCACACACTTATAATCGCCCCTACAGGTTCAGGGAAAACTGAAGCAGCAGTGTTCCCTGTGTTAAACCGTATACTTCAAGATAGAGAAAGCGGCGAAGAGCAACCTGGAATAAAAGCCTTATATATTACCCCATTAAAAGCGCTTAACAGAGATATTCTGAAAAGACTTATAAAACTTGGGGAGACGCTTAACATTAAAATAGAAGTCAGACACGGGGATACCAGCCAACCTGCTAGACGTAAACAAGCTTTAAAACCGCCAGATATTCTCATACTTACACCTGAAACCCTACAAGCGATACTACCGGGTAAAAAAATGAGGGAGCATCTTAGAACAGTAAAATGGGTGATCGTGGACGAAATCCACGAGCTAGCTAATGATGAAAGAGGAGCACAACTATCAATAGGATTGGAGAGACTGGAATATCTTACCGGGAGAGAATTTCAAAGAATAGGCCTTTCAGCGACAGTTGGAGGAGCTTCTAAAATAGCTAAATTTTTAACTGGAAGCCATGGAAAAACTAAAATAATTTACTTAGGCGGCGGTAAAAAATTCATAATCCATTTAGATTACGCTGAGGTAACCGAAGAAGATTATAAATTAGCTGTAGAGATAAAGTCAACTCCCAGAATCGCTCATGTAATAAGGTTAATAGATAAACTTATTAGAGATCATAAATCAGTTCTACTCTTCACTAATACAAGAGAGGCTGCTGAAATTATAGCCTCTAAGCTAACTCAATATAATCCCAGTTTTAATTTCGCCGTCCACCATAGTTCACTCTCTAAAGAAGTGAGGCTTGAAGCGGAGTCAAAGTTTAAAGACGAAGTGATAAAGTGCATAATATGCACGTCATCGTTAGAGCTGGGAATAGATATAGGAAGCATAGATCTTGTAATCCAGTTCATGTCACCCAGACAAATATCCAAGTTAATTCAACGCGTAGGCAGAGCTGGTCACAGGCTTGAAACTCCTTCTGAAGGATATATCATCGCGATGAACGTCGATGATATACTAGAATCAATCGCGATATGCAAAGGAGTGCTTAAACATAAAATTGAAGATGTAACACTCCACGAAAACAGTTTAGACGTTTTATGTCATCAAATAGCCGGGATAATTTTAGATAATAGTAAAATAGAACTTGAAAAACTCTACGATATTATAAGAAACTCCTATCTTTACCATCAAATTCAGTTTGAAAAAATAAAAGAAGTAGTTGAATATATGCACACTCATAAGTTAGTTTACTTAGCTGGAGGTGTTGTTAAAAGAAGTAGAAAAACATTGGAGTATTATTATTCGAATCTTTCAATGATACCTGACGTTAAACAATATGATGTAGTGGATATAGCCTCAAATATGAAGATAGGGAGACTGGATGAGGAGTTCGTTGTAAATAACCAAGCTGGAGAAGTGTTTATCGCTAAAGGTCAAGCGTGGCGTATAATCTCAATTGAAGAAGATGTGATAAGAGTTGAACCTGCCCCCACACCAATAGCGGCGGTTCCCTCATGGGAGGGGGAGCTGCTACCTGTCCCATATAACATCGCTAGAATGGTTGCGCATCTTAGAGACCGACTCTACGATAATCTCTCAAATCAACATACAGTCGACTACATTGAAATCATTAGAAGCTCTCTTTTAAATAGTAGAGAGGAGTTACAGAATATCATAATAAAAGAAAGCGTTTTAAAAAAATTATATGAAAGCATCCACTTCTACATAGAGAATAAAGAACCTTATAATGGAGAGAGAAACATTCTAATAGAGTCTGCTGAAAACATGATAATAGTTCATCTCTGCTACGGTAGTAAAGTGAACCAAACAATAGCCCAGCTGATAGCTTCAACTCTGCTAAGTAAACTAGGTGAAAGCGTAATTATCAAGTCTGATCCTTATAGAATCGTAATTCAAAACGCCTCAGGCTTAAATTGTAACACGGTTAAAGAAGTTTTCTATGAAATTAAAACAGAATATTTGAAACCTCTCCTAGAAACTTCTTTAAAACAGACTGCTCTCTTCAACTGGAAATACGCGTATGTCGCTAAAAGATTTGGTTTAATTGAGAAAGACGCAAGCTACAGCTCCGTGGATATAAAAAGACTCATCAAATATTATGATCCAGTTATCATAGAGGAGACTATAAGAGAAATATTACTTGAAAAAATGGATTTAAAAAAGACTTCAGAGCTCCTCAAAAAAATCAGTTTAGAAGAAATAGAGGTGAAAGTAAAAGAATATAAGAGAAGCCTAAGCTACGGCGAATTCACTAATATAGTTTTAGAGAGCCTCGGTGTGAGAGATTTAATTTCACCTGAAAAACCGGTCGCTGAAATTTTAAGCATCTTCAAAAAAAGACTTGAATCAGCTAATAAAAAATTGATTTGCCTTTACTGTGGGAAATACGAGTCAACGCGAACAGTGGGCGCATTAGAAGATTATCCTAAATGCCCTATTTGCGGCTCAAGATACTTAGCCGCAGTTTATCCGAACGACGATGAATCCTATCAATTAGTTAAAAAATGGAAGACGGGTCGAAAATTAGATAACGCAGAGATTCGTAAAATAAAAAAATTACAGGAAATAGGCAGTCTAGTTTTAACAATGGGTAAGAAAGCGATAATCGCTTTAGCGGCTAGAGGCGTAGGTCCTCAAAACGTGAAAAGAATTTTTTCAAAAACAAGTTTAACTGAAAAAGACATACTACTAGAAATTTTAAGAACAGAGAAAAAATATCTTGAAACTAGAGGTTTCTGGGATTAA
- a CDS encoding radical SAM protein produces MSDMIKLPPRTGQIIYGPIHSRRIGVDIGINLLVQEGKTCNFNCVYCQYGVTGNPVDYNKGENDWIKPVYVYDAVEKALSTLSRQWYKLDAVTFSGYGEPTLHPKFTQIVERVKKIKEKYYPNAKLTLITNSSTLKYKRIMKIMELFDQILAKLDAGTDKTFHLINRPINKKLKISSIIDNLTILSSKVKHLIIQTLLFNTEDERITPNTSLEEMSAISQAICKINPKEVQVYTIVRAPAISSVKPATVSQLQQLKKYIDERCGSNVNVKIY; encoded by the coding sequence ATGAGTGATATGATAAAACTACCACCTCGAACTGGACAGATCATCTACGGACCGATACATTCACGCCGCATAGGGGTTGATATAGGCATTAACCTCCTTGTTCAGGAAGGAAAAACATGTAATTTTAACTGCGTATATTGCCAATACGGTGTAACTGGAAACCCTGTAGATTACAATAAAGGAGAAAACGATTGGATTAAACCAGTATACGTGTATGATGCTGTTGAAAAAGCGCTTTCAACTCTATCTAGGCAATGGTATAAACTAGACGCTGTTACTTTCTCAGGCTATGGGGAGCCTACCCTTCATCCTAAATTTACACAGATAGTTGAGAGAGTTAAAAAAATAAAAGAAAAATATTATCCTAACGCTAAGCTCACGTTAATCACGAATTCAAGCACGTTAAAATATAAGAGAATAATGAAAATCATGGAATTATTCGATCAAATACTAGCTAAACTAGATGCGGGGACAGATAAAACATTCCACTTGATAAATAGACCTATAAATAAAAAACTTAAGATTAGCAGCATAATCGACAACCTCACGATTTTATCAAGTAAAGTTAAACATCTCATCATACAAACCCTTTTATTCAACACAGAAGATGAGAGAATCACCCCTAACACAAGTTTAGAGGAGATGAGCGCGATAAGCCAAGCTATATGCAAAATCAACCCTAAAGAGGTACAGGTATATACGATTGTGAGGGCCCCCGCGATAAGCTCGGTTAAACCAGCTACCGTAAGCCAACTACAACAACTTAAAAAATACATAGATGAAAGATGCGGTTCCAATGTGAATGTGAAAATTTATTAA
- a CDS encoding MFS transporter yields the protein MVSVQGRNLIAGMLIRTLFGYSVFDFVLLSITLQNVFSITEIGVGALMAAYWIPAIALQFVVGRYADKIGFKKLVVAGTITVALGSLIISQAYFFELVLIGRFITGVGAILFWTPGVVIVSNVYPKEKLSFATSLIVLSYGVGTLTAFLTVPVQAIILGWRSIFFLAFVYGFIVAILVQILTTDTPANFHKPANTVKIFKSMELFKIAVAQCLSMAAWTVFLTFFTRTLIFEKSVNANVANLTVVFASIAGIISALLGGYFSDKKYRKGLWIAVPLTLLSLTFLILPFSVGFNPVSDLFLSWFIGALVWIPQGPIWALPKIVEPDYPNTAMTLLVCMTGVTVTVFPLLFGWLTDFTGSFFYSYIMIALIVLCAALVSYRIRN from the coding sequence ATGGTATCCGTTCAAGGAAGGAACTTAATCGCGGGTATGCTTATCAGGACTCTATTCGGCTACTCTGTATTCGACTTCGTTTTACTCTCTATAACTCTTCAAAATGTTTTCTCTATCACAGAGATTGGTGTAGGTGCTTTAATGGCAGCTTACTGGATTCCAGCTATAGCCCTCCAGTTTGTAGTTGGGCGTTACGCGGATAAAATAGGTTTTAAAAAACTAGTGGTAGCTGGAACTATTACGGTGGCTTTAGGGTCTCTTATAATAAGTCAAGCATACTTCTTTGAACTTGTTCTTATAGGCCGATTCATAACGGGCGTAGGAGCGATTCTATTCTGGACACCGGGGGTGGTGATTGTATCAAACGTTTACCCTAAGGAGAAATTGTCTTTCGCAACTTCTTTAATTGTTTTAAGCTACGGTGTGGGAACGCTCACCGCTTTTTTAACTGTTCCAGTTCAGGCGATTATTTTAGGTTGGAGAAGTATCTTTTTCCTAGCATTCGTTTACGGTTTTATAGTAGCTATTCTAGTTCAAATATTAACAACAGATACGCCGGCTAACTTTCATAAACCTGCTAATACTGTGAAAATTTTTAAAAGCATGGAACTTTTTAAAATAGCGGTGGCTCAGTGTTTGTCTATGGCTGCTTGGACTGTATTCTTAACATTTTTCACTAGAACATTAATATTTGAAAAAAGTGTCAACGCGAATGTTGCTAATTTAACAGTGGTATTCGCTTCGATAGCCGGTATTATCTCTGCATTACTGGGCGGGTATTTCTCAGATAAAAAATATAGGAAAGGACTATGGATCGCTGTTCCCTTAACTTTACTATCTTTAACTTTTCTTATACTACCTTTTTCAGTCGGTTTTAATCCAGTAAGCGATCTATTTTTAAGCTGGTTTATAGGGGCGCTTGTTTGGATTCCTCAGGGTCCTATATGGGCGCTGCCAAAAATAGTTGAACCTGATTACCCTAATACTGCTATGACGTTGCTTGTCTGTATGACGGGGGTCACTGTAACAGTTTTTCCGCTTTTATTCGGTTGGTTAACTGACTTCACAGGCTCGTTTTTTTACAGTTATATTATGATCGCTTTAATTGTTTTATGCGCAGCGTTGGTAAGTTATAGAATTCGTAACTAA
- a CDS encoding ABC transporter permease: protein MSNITTIFWREAIKIFRSKSQLFSSIIQPILWLALYGISLNSFLTGMPVFTGFSYFSSLVPGVVALTVLFTSLFGGIGILFDKIFGLIKEIAVAPIARTDIIIGKALGSQLRSLIQVVLVLIGGFILGASFTYPYTPALAYIGLLGLIFLMGLGFTFFSSMIAIKLTSFEGLNAIMSLLTLPLFFTSGALVPVPVMPAPLQVLAYINPVTYTVEGMKALLLPFTPGFSIMSPDLMIPLSFIVLTGFAVVTLIGAVYLINRTVLV, encoded by the coding sequence ATGAGTAATATAACTACGATATTCTGGAGGGAAGCGATTAAAATTTTCCGATCTAAATCCCAGCTGTTCTCTTCGATTATTCAACCGATATTATGGCTTGCATTATACGGGATTTCATTAAACTCTTTTCTGACAGGTATGCCAGTTTTCACAGGGTTCTCCTATTTTTCATCACTTGTACCGGGAGTAGTAGCGCTTACAGTGCTTTTCACCAGCCTATTCGGTGGTATAGGAATCCTCTTCGATAAAATATTCGGGTTAATCAAGGAGATCGCTGTAGCCCCCATAGCTCGAACAGATATAATAATAGGGAAAGCACTTGGAAGCCAGCTTAGATCTCTTATTCAAGTAGTGTTAGTTTTAATAGGCGGGTTTATTCTAGGCGCATCTTTCACATATCCATACACCCCTGCGCTGGCTTATATAGGTTTACTCGGTTTAATATTCTTAATGGGTTTAGGTTTCACATTCTTCTCCTCTATGATAGCTATAAAACTAACATCATTCGAGGGTTTAAACGCTATAATGTCTCTTTTAACCCTACCGTTGTTCTTTACTAGCGGGGCTTTAGTTCCAGTACCGGTTATGCCTGCGCCTCTTCAGGTCCTCGCTTACATTAACCCTGTAACTTACACGGTTGAAGGTATGAAAGCGCTTTTACTACCGTTCACACCCGGCTTTTCTATAATGAGCCCTGACTTAATGATACCGTTATCCTTCATAGTTCTCACAGGTTTCGCGGTTGTAACGTTAATAGGCGCAGTCTATTTAATTAATCGAACAGTGTTAGTTTGA
- a CDS encoding ATP-binding cassette domain-containing protein → MGNIIEVENLVKKFNGLTAVDSISFTVEEGEIFSLLGPNGAGKTTTINILTTLLKPDGGKAFINGVDVVKDPNKIRHMIGVTFQELVLDNNLTVWETLDFHGRLYNIPKTERHKKIKELLSVIGLEDKAKSLTKTLSGGMKRKLEIVRGLMNNPKVLFLDEPSLGLDPQSRLTIWDEIRKINSSGVTIFMTTHYMDEADMLSNKIAIMNRGRIVAIDNSENLKSQLGRDLILLRVAPEIKSKTIEILKRTELLKEIKETSSGLILSSIGRGSATIPKLIKMLDEENIIVDSIELKRPTLDDVFLFYTGREIKEGNDWIRNLTIMRRTRRLII, encoded by the coding sequence ATGGGTAATATTATAGAAGTCGAGAACCTTGTTAAAAAATTCAACGGTTTAACCGCCGTGGATTCTATTTCATTTACGGTAGAGGAAGGTGAAATATTCAGTCTATTAGGTCCGAACGGGGCTGGTAAAACCACGACTATTAATATTTTAACTACACTTCTTAAACCGGACGGTGGAAAAGCTTTCATAAACGGCGTTGACGTTGTTAAAGACCCTAATAAAATCAGGCATATGATCGGGGTGACTTTTCAAGAACTTGTTTTAGATAATAACCTTACCGTATGGGAGACACTGGATTTTCACGGTCGACTTTATAATATACCGAAAACCGAGCGACATAAGAAGATAAAAGAATTATTATCCGTGATCGGTTTAGAGGATAAGGCTAAAAGTCTCACTAAGACTTTAAGTGGAGGTATGAAAAGAAAACTGGAGATAGTAAGAGGCTTGATGAATAACCCTAAAGTGCTATTTTTGGACGAGCCCTCCCTCGGCTTAGACCCTCAGAGCAGACTCACAATATGGGATGAGATTAGAAAGATAAATAGCTCAGGTGTAACCATCTTCATGACCACGCATTATATGGATGAAGCTGATATGCTTTCTAATAAAATAGCGATTATGAATAGAGGTAGAATAGTAGCTATAGATAACTCTGAGAATTTGAAGTCACAGCTTGGCAGAGATTTAATACTGCTCAGGGTAGCGCCTGAGATTAAGTCGAAAACCATTGAAATATTGAAGAGAACCGAGTTACTAAAAGAGATTAAAGAAACATCCTCCGGTTTAATACTCTCTAGCATAGGTAGAGGCAGCGCCACCATTCCTAAACTTATTAAAATGTTAGATGAGGAGAATATTATCGTTGATAGTATAGAATTGAAACGCCCTACCTTAGATGACGTATTTTTATTCTATACTGGTAGAGAAATTAAGGAAGGTAATGATTGGATTAGAAATCTGACTATTATGAGGAGGACAAGGAGGTTAATTATATGA